Proteins encoded by one window of Cryptococcus gattii WM276 chromosome K, complete sequence:
- a CDS encoding uncharacterized protein (Similar to TIGR gene model, INSD accession AAW46101.1) — MWPASRLKLRRKVINGCSMEAKCGTTNAGHANWFFVLAITDSKASPTRGMTGFIVDADTEGIILGKKEINMGQRASDTRMVTFQDVVIPEENVLGSPGEGFKIAMKAFDITRPLVSAAAVGLAQRALEEATKYAQERHTMGQPIINHQGVAFMLADMAIGVEAARGLVWKAAWAKDCMQRNTFYASMAKAFAGKTAVENANLGVQVFGGAGFNTEMPMEKLYRDAKIYELYEGTSQIQKLIVSKHLPSLYPAA; from the exons ATGTGGCCGGCATCAAGACTAAAGCTGAGAAGAAAGGTAATAAATGGGTGCTCAATGGAAGCAAAATGTGGTAC AACAAATGCTGGACATGCTAACTGGTTT TTCGTGCTCGCGATCACGGACTCCAAAGCGTCTCCGACCAGGGGTATGACTGGCTTTATCGTGGACGCAGACACTGAGGGTATCATCttgggaaagaaggagataAACATGG GACAACGCGCCTCTGATACAAGGATGGTTACATTCCAAGACGTTGTCATCCCCGAAGAAAACGTATTGGGATCTCCAGGAGAAGGATTTAAAA TCGCTATGAAAGCATTTGATATCACGCGTCCCTTGGTATCGGCAGCCGCTGTTGGTCTGGCCCAAAGAGCTCTTGAAGAAGCTACTAAATACGCCCAAGAAAGACAT ACCATGGGCCAACCAATCATTAACCATCAGGGAGTAGCTTTCATGTTGGCCGATATGGCGATTGGGGTAGAAGCGGCCCGTGGACTGGTCTGGAAAGCTGCTTGGGCAAAGGATTGTATGCAACGCAACA CTTTCTATGCGTCGATGGCGAAAGCCTTTGCTGGAAAGACGGCGGTTGAGAATGCCAACCTTGGTGTGCAAG TTTTCGGTGGCGCTGGGTTCAACACTGAAATGCCCATGGAAAAGCTGTATCG TGACGCCAAGATTTACGAACTTT ATGAAG GAACTTCCCAAATCCAGAAGTTAATTGTCTCAAAGCACTTGCCTTCCCTATACCCAGCTGCGTAA
- a CDS encoding Polyamine transport protein specific for spermine, putative; Tpo3p (Similar to TIGR gene model, INSD accession AAW46100.1), which produces MIIPAEAEIASPPIFNEDEEVVLEEEDIEQPDLHRIATHLHDPSPTATLSNEQARVTTSHDLEKGEGRMVVDFAEGQHEDPKEWSNGRKWFVTIGTSLLCLTVALGSAMPTGDLPGAAETLHVSDEVIYLTIALFVVGFGVGPLLFAPLSEVIGRKTVYCISIFFYFIFTLPSCLAPNIATMLAGRMIAGIASSAPMTNVGGTIADIWSVEERGIPMALFSGMIFMGPCLGPLFGGWIALKTGQWRWIYWVLFILVGVVFAFTLIMPETLAPILLRRKAKKLNKEHHTDTYVSKHDLHHIPLSTTLKTAMVRPFILMFMEPIILFMSFYLSFVYALLYATFFAFPIAFEEIRGWNMGITGVSFVSIIIGITAALLCMPFQEKIYKKACRNGQVPEARLYPMLLGCFILPMALFILAFTSYPGIHWIGPCVAGVLFGFSMVIIYISANSYIVDSYASFAASAIAAKTLMRSLIGASVPLWITQLFHNLGFQYAGLFLALVSCAILPIPWVFFLKGASVRKRSKRAEKSGTN; this is translated from the exons ATGATTATCCCAGCTGAGGCAGAAATAGCATCTCCACCCATTTTCAACGAAGACGAGGAAGTCGTTctggaagaggaggatatCGAGCAACCTGATCTGCATCGAATCGCCACACATCTACATGACCCATCCCCCACAGCTACATTGAGCAATGAACAAGCCCGCGTAACTACTTCTCATGATCTGGAGAAGGGCGAGGGTCGAATGGTAGTAGATTTCGCAGAAGGGCAACATGAAGACCCCAAGGAGTGGTCGAACGGAAGGAAATG GTTTGTCACCATTGGAACCTCATTACTTTGTCTCACAGTCGCTCTTGGATCCGCTATGCCCACTGGCGATCTTCCTGGAGCTGCAGAAACTCTTCACGTTTCCGACGAAGTTATTTACCTTACTATTGCCCTTTTCGTCGTTGGTTTCGGTGTCGGTCCTCTTCTATTCGCTCCAC TATCTGAGGTTATTGGACGAAAGACCGTCTACTGCATCAGTATTTTCTTTTACTTTATCTTCACCCTCCCATCATGTCTCGCTCCCAACATCGCCACAATGTTGGCTGGTCGTATG ATCGCCGGTATTGCCTCTTCGGCTCCCATGACCAATGTGGGAGGTACAATTGCTGATATCTGGTCGGTCGAAGAACGTGGTATCCCTATGGCTCTTTTCAGTGGTATGATTTT CATGGGACCTTGTCTTGGACCACTATTTGGTGGTTGGATCGCTTTAAAGACTGGACAATGGCGGTGGATCTACTGGGTCTTGTTCATTCTCGTCGGAGTCGTCTTCGCATTCACCCTCATTATGCCCGAAACTCTCGCTCCTATCCTCCTTCGACGGAAAGCTAAAAAATTAAACAAGGAACACCACACTGATACCTATGTTTCGAAACACGATCTCCACCACATTCCCCTTTCAACCACTTTGAAGACTGCCATGGTTCGACCATTCATTCTCATGTTCATGGAACCCATTATCTTGTTCATGAGTTTCTACCTATCTTTCGTCTACGCTCTGCTTTACGCTACTTTCTTCGCCTTCCCGATTGCTTTTGAAGAAATCAGAGGCTGGAACATGGGTATTACTGGCGTCAGTTTTGTATCAATCATT ATTGGTATTACCGCTGCTTTGCTCTGTATGCCCTTCCAAGAAAAGATCTATAAAAAGGCCTGTCGAAACGGTCAAGTTCCTGAAGCCAGATTGTACCCTATGTTGCTCGGTTGTTT CATCCTCCCGATGGCCCTTTTCATCTTAGCTTTCACATCATACCCTGGAATCCATTGGATTGGGCCTTGTGTCGCTGGTGTGCTTTTCGGATTTTCAATGGTTATCATTTATATCTCTGCCAACAGT TATATCGTTGATTCCTACGCTTCTTTCGCTGCGTCAGCCATTGCCGCCAAGACATTGATGAGATCACTCATCGGAGCCTCAGTTCCTCTTTGGATCACTCAGTTATTC CACAATCTCGGATTCCAATATGCTGGTCTCTTCTTAGCGCTCGTTTCTTGTGCAATTCTTCCCATTCCTTGggtcttcttcctcaaggGTGCATCTGTAAGAAAGAGGTCCAAGAGAGCCGAAAAGTCGGGTACCAATTAG